The nucleotide window AGCTGATTTTGGATGGTAAAAATTTTTTATGGACTTTTTGAGTTGCATCTTACATGAATAATATTCATAGAATGAGGTAATTTTTAATGAGTATGAGAAGAATTATATCACTTACAGCTTTTTTATCATTTTTTGTTATGCTTCTGACAAGCGTTATTTTGTATATCGTTCCTCAAGGCCGTGTTGCCTATTGGGCTGACTGGAGACTTTGGACTCTCTCAAAAGATCAATGGGGAGCAATTCATATAAATGCTGGTTTTCTTTTGCTTTTGTCAATTATATTGCATATTTATTATAACTGGAAACCAATTGTTCTATATCTTAAAAATCAAGCTAAACAGATAACAATTTTTACAAAAGAATTCAATGCAGCTTTGATTTTAACTATAATATTGGTAGTTGGAACATATGTTGAAATCCCTCCTTTTTCAACAATCATAAATATAAGTGATGGTTTTAAAGAATCAGCGGCAAAGGAATATGGAGAACCTCCATATGGACATGCAGAACTGTCATCAATTAAAACTTTTTCAAAAAAAATGAATATTGATTTGAAAGCCGGAATCAAATTTTTGGAAGAAGCAGGTTATAAAATCAGTCAAGATACCCAAACCCTGAAAGAAATTGCCAAAGAAAATAACATTTCACCACAACAAATCTATTTGATTATCTCCCGAGAATCAAACAAAGAGTCATTATTTTCAGGAAAAACTACTACTCTGCCTGAAAACCCACCTCCAGGAACCGGAAATTTGACTTTAGCGGACTTTTGCAGTCAATACAATCTTAATATCAAAATTGTAACAAGGTCATTGAAAGAATCAAATATAGTATCAAAAGCTGATATGACCATCAAAAAAATTGGTGAAACAAACAAGATAAGTCCAACTGATATCTACGAACAGATAAAATTAATCACAAGCAAGAATCTTGAAAATTAATTTATAAAATTATTTGCAAAAATGTAATGATGAAAATTTGCAGAAAATGGTTGTTTTTCCTTGGTAAGGCAATAAAGCAAAGCCATATCAAGTCAAACAATTGGGAAACTAAAGTGGACACGGTAAGGTGCAGAACCGTCAGAATCTGCTGAAAAAAATATCAGCGAGGCACCATAAAATAAATCCCGCATTCATCATCCACCTGCCGCATGGATTGCAGTGTCACCCAGCTGTCATCATCTGTTTGCCCCATTTTTTTCTCATTGTGCCGTTTTAATAACGGTTTTTTATCTTTTGAATGGCTTTGATACTGGAGCGGTGCCTTAAAAAGGCCGTCTCCACCGCTCATGTCATTCCACTCATACAATAAATTTTCAATATGCTCTTTTGTTGTTTTACCCTTTTGAGGTGATGCCATGCTGCAGCGCCGTGTAAGGCAAAAAGCTGCATGCCTGATCTTGTCATCTTTAAGATTGATTTGATTCGCCATATTGTTGCCCATAAGACCTGCTCCATGGCGCATCACAATAACCAAGGCTGCATGCAAAGCTCTTTTCCGGGCAGGTGATGAAAACGGGGTTAAACTGGTCGGTTCAACAAATCTGTAAAAAGATTGATGATAGGCTTTGAAATTTTCAAAATGGGACATGTCCCGTGCATGATTGCGAAAATAGTGGGTCACCACGATCCCGGGGACATTGTTTCGTCCAACCCGGCTGCCGGCCTGTATATACTCGCCTGTTGTAAAAGGCTGGCCATTGATGACCATCAACCCCAGCCGGGAGATATCCAGGCCCACAGACACCATATTGGTGCATAACAGAACGCAAATAGCCTGGTTGTTTTCTTCTGAATAAGGAATCTCCAGATCATCCAGATATTTTCTGATTTCATTGGCATTTCTATTGCTGGTCAATTCGGCAATGCCGCTTTCCGTATATAGCCTTCTTGTGTTTAAAAATGCATTAATGATTTTTCTTTCCCGGTCGTCATCATTTTTGGATACTTTAAATTTTCTGCAAAACTCATGAAATCCTCTGGATAAGGGATCTGTTTGACCCTGTTCGTCATCCAATAACCTTCGGATATACAATTCCAGGTATTTTCTGACATCATCCCCGATTAAATTATGGGTGATTCCAAGTCCCCTTAAACTGCCGTGATAGGCTACCAGGGTCCACCATGCATCCTGAATGCTTTCATCCGAGTAGTTCCAAAGGGAAGGCGACAGCAAAAGAGCAGCACCCAATGGCGCAAAAGATTCGGTTCGTTTGAGTCCCGGAGAATAATAGCCCAGGTATAAGCGTCCTGGTTTTTCTTTGTCTACCCTGGCAAAAAAAGAATCTTTCCAATTGAGTCCAGGAGACGGAAAAATGTTCACATCACGGGCATAAAGCTTTTTAACCTGTTCTTTTGCATTGCGAATGGTTGCCGTGGATGCAATATATTTGGGACAGTGGTCTTTGAGTTTTAAAACCGTATCAAATCCGGCTTCGTACACACCTGCAATGGTTCCAATCTCTCCTGCGATCAGGTGCAGTTCATCTTGAATGATTAAATCCGGTGGCCGAAATGGACCGGTTCCCCGGGACGCATTACCCAGAAAGATGGTGGTATCCTTATTCCATGCAAACATGGCAAATTTGTCAATTGTGGCAAGCAAAAGCGTGGGCGGATGCTGATACAGGTGTTCATCCACCACATTGATCGGAAGAACCGGGTTGGTGCTGCCGCCAAAATCACAGCCGCTGTTGGTGCAGCAAAAGTAAAATTGTCCTTTATTTGCACAGAAACCCGATTTTGATATATCCGGGTTTAAGGAGAGTTTTTTTCCGCACCAGGGACATTGTGTGACGACAAATTTTTCAAGGCCTGTGCCATTGCCCTGTAATGCATCATCCAGTATTTTTTCGGCATCTTTAAAGTTGTTGGGTGAACTTGCTCCACCCACCCATAATCCGGCTGTTATGGGTTCTGACCCCAGCAGTTGAGGGTTTTTCCTGCGCAAGAGTTCAAGTGCGCACATGAGTATGGATGCCCGCTGGAATTGCTGTATGGTAAGAAGCCTTAATGTATATCTCATGATCACAGTGGTTCCTGCCCCGGCTTGGGGAAAGCGCATGCGCCGGTAGGTGACAAGAAATGCGATGATGGCAAGGTAGGCTTCTGTCTTGCCGCCTCCGGTCTGGAACCATAACAGATCAACCAGATCCCGGTCCGGATTGTTTTCGTCAATTAACGAGGGAAGGGTTAGCAACAGAAAACCAAGCTGAAAAGGGCGCCACAATGGTTTTTTTACCTTGCGCGTCTGCATATACGAAAGCATGGCTTCATGGGCAAAAGAAAACGCTTTTGCCACCATGGGATCATTAAGGCAGTTTATTCCTTGGTTCATTCTCTGTGCTGTTTTTTCAAGCCGCTTTAACATTGTGAAGGCTGTATTTTGCTGTCCTAAAGGCAGGGCCTTGGACTCTTTGTATAGCCCTGCTATCCAGGTTTCATAAGCTTTTGTAAACCCGGTCAAGTTTTTTTGAATTGTTTTTGGCTGGTGTTCGGTTTTGGCAAGGCAGGACAATTGAAGCACTGTATTGTCAATTACACCCACATCCGTTTTCATCAACGGGACTTCATAAGAAGGAATAAAACAGGCTTTGATTGAGGTTATGCAGCCATTGTTTTCGGACCAGTCCGGAGAAACGCCATGCCCGATGGCATAAACGGTTTTGTCTGCGTAAAGCAATTCAAATTCTTTGTCTTCTTGAGCCATTGTATCAATTTCATTGCCGGGATAGGGAAGAACCGTTCCTGCCTGAATATGGCAGTCAAAAGACAATTGGAACAGATGGGTTTTTTCCCAGGCTTCAGGATTGATTTTTTTTGCAACAGCACAGTTTACAATGGAAACCGTTAAAATATACCCATCCTGATGATTATTGTCGGGATAAGGCCGCCATTTCACATGAAGTTGAGCAGATGCTTGATTGTCCTGTTCAAGTTCTTGATGGTGCAGTATGGGGATGGGGGTTTCATCATTCAACTGCTGATCGTTTTCAGGCACTTTGAGTATGATGCAATCTTCGTGATTTGGGTTGTCGTCCGGCAAGGCACACCGTTCCCAGGTTTGCCCGGGTTCTTTTGTGTATCTGGCAGCCTTGAGAAGCACTTCTATGACAATGTTTTTGTTTACAAAAAAGCTGAGTCCTACGGCTGAGGGCGGTCGATAACGACAAACAGAGGAAGCCTTTTTGGCTTTGTTTTGTTCGATAGGGCTTTCTTCCACGCCAAACACCGGCTTTTCATCTGCCTGGTCATTTAAATCATCAACTGAACTACCAACTGAACTACCAACTGAATCACCAGGTGAGAACCATTCATTGGACGGGTCTTCCATGTGCCCGTACAATATACCGCAGGAATACAGGGAGGAAGGGCGTATCTGGTTTAATTGTTCGTTTGATTCATAAAAAGGGCCTACAAGGCATCGTTTAAGCCAATCTTTTATCTCTTTTCTTGCTTTTGTGAATGTGTTGTCAGGCATAAGAATAATAAAATTCTTTATTATTGATTTAAAAAGAACGCAATCCCTCATTGGACGGGGTTAAACTTAAAAAAAATAAAATCTTTGATTTTCAATCACACAAATCCATACAGTATCGTATTGTAATCCGTCAAGGAAATTGCAAGATTAACAGGTTTAATCGAAAAAATGAGAAAAAATCGCTAAATTAAAAAAGATGAGATGTTTTGATTCCTTCCGGGTTGACATTTGAAAAGCATAAATTTACGTTAAGGGTTTGATATCGGTCAAACAAAAGCAGAATTTTAGCCCTGGTTACTGGCTTGAGGTGCTGATGGAAAAGGTGAAAAGAATATGAAAAAGAAAAAATAATACACTGATGAACCAAAATTCAGAGCTGTTTGGCTCAATTTATTTCATTGGCGATTTTAACATTTTAAATATAAACAAAGGTATATGCATGAAAAAATGGTTGCAGGAACATTTGATATGTCCTGAATGTCTTGACTCACAAACAGCATTGACGCTTGAGATACAAGAAGAACACAATGATGATATACTTGAAGGAACATTAAATTGTCCGGGCTGTGGAAGCAGATATTTGATTCAGGAGGGCGTTGCCGTTATTGTTCCCCAAAAGACACTGCCTCATACCAAGGGGCATACAACATACAATTCCCAAAGCATGATGTCAGCCTATCTGTGGAGTCATTATTCTGAGTTTTTTAACGGTCCTGATGCCACGGATGCCTACCGAAAATGGGCGTCTTATTTCAAGCAAACAGATGGCTGGGCATTGGATATTGGATGTTCTGTGGGGCGCTTGTCCTTTGAGTTGAGCAAAACACACACCTATGTGATTGGAGTGGATACTTCGTTATCTTTTATCAAAAAAGCCCGTCAGCTTTTATCTGATAAAAAGCTTGAGTTTGATCTCATTGTGGAAGGGCATATCACAGAAGAGCGTGAATGTGAACTGGACCCGGAATACGATTATAACGCCACAGAATTTATTGTGGCCGATGCTCTGGCTCTTCCCTTTCGTTCCGATCTTTTTGCCACAGCTGCCTCTGTCAATATTTTGGAAAAGCTGCCTGATCCGATTCAGCATTTAAAAGAGGTAAACAGAATTTTACAAAAAGAGCAGGCAAACTTTTTATTCTCCGATCCTTTTTCGTGGGATGAAAGTGTTTCAAGTCCGGATCTTTGGATAAGCGGCCGCAACAAAGGCCCTGGCAAAGGCCGTGGCATGGATAATATTTGCCAATTGATAAAAGGAGAAAACAATGTGTTTGATCCTGGTTTTATCATTCAGGAAAAAGGGGATGTGCTTTGGAAAATCAGGAAAACTCAAAATTTATGGGAACATATCACATCCCAGTTTGTCATTGGTAAAAGAGATTAAAAAGAACTGCCACGGCAGACCCGTTATTTCATCCATATTTGCCAACAGCAAAGCATGAAAGTCATTGTTGAGATTTTTGAAGACTTTAATATAAAGGAGAGTTTGTTTTGGGAAGAAAGCAGGAAGGCATCTGCGGACTGTGTTTTCACAGCCCTGGTTGCGGAGTGATTGTTCATTTTGATGAAGATGATAAAATTGACAGATTGACACCTGATCCGGATGCTCCGTTGGGCAGTGTATTGTGTCCTATTGCCGACAGTGCAAAACAGGTTGTCTACTCTGAAAAAAGAATTCAACAGCCATTGAAACGGGTAGGGCCAAAGGGGACTTTGAAGTTTGAGCCGATCAGCTGGGATGAGGCCTATGATATTATTGTTGAAAATCTCAATAGCCTGAAACACAAATACGGCCCTGAAACCGTTGGATTTTATGCCGGAACCGGTTCGTATGAGCGCTCTTTTAAAGATATATACCAGTTGAAAGGGTCCAAGATCTATCTGGCCAGCAGTATTTTATTTCCTTTTGGATCACCCAATACTTTTGGAGTCGGTGCCCCCTGCTATACGTCTCTTGGTGTTCTGGCACCTCAATTGACCATGGGATGTCTTCATACTGACATGTTTTCAGATGTGGATAATTCAGATCTGATTCTTGTCTGGGGAACAGATCCTTCCACTTCCACGCCTCCTGAAATGTTTGGACGGCTTATCACGGCAGCCAATGAAGGTGCCCGTATTATCGTAATTGATCCCAGGCGCACAAATGCAGCCAGGCTGCCCGGCAGTGAGTGGCTGCCCATAAGGCCTGGATCTGATGGCGCTCTTGCACTGGGGTTATCCCATATACTGATCAGGGACGACTGGGTAGATGATGTTTTTGTTGAAGACTGGACATTGGGATATGATGAATTTGCAGAGTATGTAAAGGAATTTACTCCTGAATATGTGGCTCAATTGACAGGCATTGAAACTGATCGGATCGAACAGCTGGCTGAGGAAATAGCAGATTCTGAAGGGGCCAGCTATGTCATGTATACCGGACTGGAATATACCAAAAGCGGTGTCCAGAATCTTCGGGCTGTCATGGTACTCTGGGCCTTGGCAGGGCAATTTGATGTGGAGGGCGGCCGGTGTTTTGCCAGGCGGGAAAATTTGATTCCTATGGATAAAAGCTGTCAGATTCAAACTCCTGGATATGAAAAATCCATTGGAAAGGGCCATTTTCCAGTGTATTCTTATTTTTGCGGCGGAGAACCCCATGCAAACCTTCTGCCCAAAGCCATCCTTGAATCAGAACCTTATAAAATCCGATCTTTGTTTGTTCTGGGGGCTTCCATTTTGACATCATGGCCAGACCCGCAGTTATGGCAGAATGCGTTTGATGAACTGGATTTCATGGTTTCTATTGATCTGCAGCTCACAAGGGATGCTGCCTGGGCTGATATTGTTCTTCCCGCCACAACTGCGTTTGAGCAGGAATCCTATTGTTATTATGGTAATGCGCTGAGGCTAAGAAAAAAAATCATTGAGCCTGTTGGCCAGAGCAGGTCTTGTTATGATATCCTGGCTGAACTGGCAAATCGTCTGGAATACGGGCATCTTTATCCCCAGGACAGCAAGGCGCTTCTTGAACAGATAGTTCAAGGGACCGGGCATACCATGGAGGATCTGGAACAGGCTCCGAAAAATACAGTCCGGGGTAAAACTCAACCCATGGTGTATCGAAAGTGGGAAAAAGGATTGCTCAGAAAAGATGGAAAACCGGGATTTGAAACACCCTCCGGGAAATTTGAAATCAAGTCCACCATTCTTGAACAATTCGGATACAATGGTTTGCCAAAATATGAAGAGTCCATAGAAACTCCTGTCAGCAATCCGAGGATGCTCAAACGTTATCCCCTGATTCTCGGCACCGGCCCTTTTAAACCGGATATGAAGTCCTGCCTGAGAGCCATACCTGATTTTATGGAAAAATATCCTTATCCCATGGTCCAGATGAACCCTGAGGATGCTGCGGCACGAAATATTAAAACCAAAGATCCGGTAGTGATTAAAACAGCCAGGGGATCGGTTATGATGCGGGCCTATCTCACCGAAGATATCATGGAAGGATTTGTCTATGCTCCGGTTGGCGGCGGAGGCCCTCAGGGGACGGATGAATGGAAAAAAGCAAATGTCAATATTTTAACAGACCTTGAACAATTTGATCCGATTTCAGGATTTCCTGTTTATAAGACCTTGCTGTGTCAGGTTAAAAAGAAAAAACGTCAGCGCAGAGGCATTGCTGTTCAAGATCCCAGTCTGGGATGTGTAGGGTGATAAAATAAACTACAATGATGTTTTCAAAAATAAATCGTTCTTCAGGTAGTTTACCATTAAATTGCAGGAAGGTTTATGGTATAGATGCGTCAAAGATTTCGGGATAAGAAAATAACAATGGATAATATGATTTAAATATGAAAATTAATATTGCAATCAACGGGTATGGCAGAATCGGACGTTGTATTACCAGGGCTTTGTATGAATCTGAAAAGTTTTATGACAAAATTAATCTTGTGGCTGTCAATGAGATGGCCGATGCAAATACCATCTATCATTTGACCAAATATGATTCCACACATGGCAGGTTTCCTTTTAATGTTAAAAATGAAAAATCAGCTATGGTGATCAATGAAGATCACATAAAAATATTGCAGGAAAAAAATATTGTCAACCTTCCCTGGAAAGACCTGAATATTGATGCCGTACTTGATTGCACAGGAATTTATAATGACAGGCAGGCAGCAGAGCTGCATCTTCTTTCAGGAGCAAAAAAAGTTGTTTTTTCACAGCCGGCAGCAGATGAAATGGATGCTACCATTGTGTATGGAGTTAATCATCATATATTGAGAAAAGAGCATACTCTCATCTCAAACGCATCCTGCACCACCAATTGCATTATCCCTGTCCTTCATGTGCTTGACCAGGTACTTAAAATTGAAAGCGGGAGTATCACCACTATTCATTCTGCCATGCATGATCAACCCGTAATTGATGCTTACAATCCAGACTTGAGAAAGACCAGATCAGCCCTGCAGTCAATCATTCCTGTGAATACAGCCCTGGAAAAGGGAATTTCAAAAATATTGCCGTCCATGGAAGGAAGATTTGAAACACTGGCCATCAGGGTGCCCACAACCAATGTGTCCATAATGGATATAACACTTCTGGTAAATAAGGATACCAATATCCAGGCTGTAAATAATGCACTGACCCGCGCATCTGAAAACGACTTGAAAAATATTCTTGGGGTGACGGATGAACATCTGGTGTCATGTGATTTTAACCATGATCCGAGATCCTCTGTCATTGATCTTCACCAGACCCGGGTCAGCAAAAATAGGCTGGTTAAAATCCAGGCCTGGTTTGATAATGAATGGGGATACTCAAATCGAATGCTGGATACAACTATTGCTGCATTTGAAGCAAACTAGACTGTACTTGGATTCTTATCTCTGATTTTAGTGTTGTTTTGGCAAAAAAAATCAGAAAAAGAATCGTTGATTCGATCTTGTCCAGGTTAGGAATTAATTAAATCCGCAGTCCTTATGAAGACAGTTTGATCAATTTTTTTGTGATATCTTTTAATTCTTCCGGTATCTGGTTAATGTCATCAAAGGGCCGTGTTCCATTTCTGTCAGAGGTAACAATTTCATCCATTTCAGGAATAAATCCCAAAATCTGGTAGCCAGGCATACTGTCTTTGATCAATTGCCTGTCTTCTTCTGATTTTACCCGGTTTCCCAATACCACAATATTTTTAATCCCGATATCCTGGCCAAGTTTTCTTATTTTGTCAGCTGCCACCCGGCTTCTTTTGCCAGGGTTAACCACCACAATAAGTGCATCCACAGATCCTGAAGTGGCTCTTCCCAAATGTTCAACACCTGCTTCCATATCCATTATTACAACTTCATTTCTGGCTAAAACAAGGTGATTCATCAAGGCTTTTAAAATGGTTGATTCAGGGCATATACATCCTGATCCTCCTTGTTGAACCGTTCCCATGACCAGCAGTTTAACCCCGTCTTTTTCTATGGAAAACCGGTCAGGAATATCATCCACCTTTGGATTGAGTGTGAAAAATCCGCCCATGGTGCCGGGCTGAGCCCCGGTTCGTTCTGCAATCAGATCGGATAGTTCTGAAACCGGGGTGATTGGTTTTGATTCATCAATACCAAGACCGGCAGCAAGATTGGCCACGGGATCAGCATCAATGGCAATGACTTTTGTGTCTTTATCTAATGCGGCAATGCATCGTGCAATTAAAGAAGTGATTGTTGTTTTACCAACTCCTCCTTTGCCGCCAATAGCAAGTTTTAAGCTCAAAATAGGTCTCCTGAAATTTTAAAAAGTAAATTCTCCTTGATTTGATCCTGAATTCAATCAGGAATTCAGTCAGGATATTTTTTCCAATATGCTTCCCTTATGGTCCAATAAAAAAACGTCATATCCGTTTTTTTGAGCCTCATTCAAAAGGTCTTCTTTTATAATGGCCTGAGGCTCATATTTTTCGTTGATTATATCCTTGGGCATGATAAGGAAGCATTGCATTGCAATTTCTTTTGTTGCAAATGCAGGAATAAAAACAGCGTTTGTTTCTTTATCAGTATAACCCACAAATTGTTCGTCTTTAGTCCCGGGATTTTGAACAACAATATAATACCAGGTTTCTTTTGTCTGTTCAGTCAATTTTCTAAATTCCTCCTGAAAGGTTTGTGTCTTTCAAATATAAGCCTATTTTATACAAAATAAAGGTATAAAATAGGCAATACAAAGAAAAAAAGCCCCTGTCCTTCATACTGGATCAGGGGCTTTTAAAAGCTTTAGGGCTTAGGAGATACTAAATTTCAAGCCATGAATCAGAATAGAGTGTTTCGCCCATAATGACTTTATAGGTTTTTGCATAATCCTGCAGTTCTTTATCCAGGCCTGCAATATCAGGTTCATTGCCATCCATCATGCCGTAAATCAGGTCAACGATATCCTGACGCTGGCCTTTGGCAATAGCAGTCAATTGTTTGTCAAGGGGATCAGAAATGACGGATTTCATACCGTATTTTTCAAGCATAACCATGTAGGTCTGATTGAGAATGCCGCGAAGATGTTCCGGAGGTCCATTGGAGATATTGGAAAGACCGCAGGTAGACTTAGCACCCGGTGCAATCTCTTCAAGCATCATCTGGAAATTCATCAGACTCATCAACTGCTGCTGCTGGATATTGACTGGGGTTACAATACCGTCAACCCAGATCCGTTCATTTGCAACGCCCGCTTCGTTGGCAAAATAAATCAATTCAACGGCAAGGGCGGCTCTTTCATTTTCATCTCTTGGAAGACCTTCCGGACCCCACATCAGTGCAACAAAATCAGCATCGTATTGAGCAGCCAGGGGAACCATTTTTTCATATCTTTCAGGACGTGCCATAATAGAATTGATGATATGCGGCTGATCAGCAGGTTTACAAACTTTAAGTCCTGCTTCAATGGCATCAATGTTTGATGAGTCAAGAAGAAGGGGCATTCCCGGAACAGCTTCCTGAACAACATTGACAACCCATGGCATTAATTCGGTGCCGAATTTTTTTGCAGGCCCCAGGTTGATATCAATATAATCCATTCCCAGTTCTTTTTGTCTTAAAACTTCTTCCTGAATGGGTACTGGATTACGTTTGGCGGGATCTGCTTCTTTGAATTCTTTTCCAATAACTCTGGAAATGACATTCAGACTTTCACCAAATAGTATCATGTTCTCTTCCTTTTATAATTTAAGAATATTTTATTTTTAAAGCCGGGGCATTGATTGAAATTGCCCCGGCTTTTCGTGAGTCTTATTTTGATTTGAGGAATGCAGGCAGATGTGCCGCTTCCCTTGGTCCGACTGTAATGGTCCAGCCGGGCAGTTCTTCTTCAATATCACCTGCAATAGCTGCAGCATAACCCGGAATAATGAGTTCAGTGTGTTTTACCTTGTCCATTATGCCGCTTTTCTTAACAAACATGCCCACATCGTCACCGCCGAATTTACCGGCAGCCCATGCAGTCAGAACAGAAAGACCTTCAGAATCTTTGATTAATAACCATGCAGGAACTTTACTGGCTTCAATTTCACCTGAAACGATAAAATAGGTCAATGCAAAGTTAGTGGTTACAAGAACCGGAGAATTTTCATCCGGGTTCCCAATTTCAAAAATACCTTCAGTTACGGTCATGGGACGCTGGGGATCAGTATAGATATTGAGTCGTTCAAGCAACAAGGGGAACAAAGATTCTGACGTGAAATCAGACATCACAACAATACCGCCGTATTTTGCAACCATCATGCCGGCAATCAGTGTTTCCATATCAAGGTTGGAAGCCATTTCGCAGGGGAATGTAATGGTTGGGAAACCCAAGGCTTTGTTGGAAGCTTTAAGAGCAGCACGCCGGATGGCA belongs to Desulfobacula toluolica Tol2 and includes:
- a CDS encoding dihydropteroate synthase encodes the protein MILFGESLNVISRVIGKEFKEADPAKRNPVPIQEEVLRQKELGMDYIDINLGPAKKFGTELMPWVVNVVQEAVPGMPLLLDSSNIDAIEAGLKVCKPADQPHIINSIMARPERYEKMVPLAAQYDADFVALMWGPEGLPRDENERAALAVELIYFANEAGVANERIWVDGIVTPVNIQQQQLMSLMNFQMMLEEIAPGAKSTCGLSNISNGPPEHLRGILNQTYMVMLEKYGMKSVISDPLDKQLTAIAKGQRQDIVDLIYGMMDGNEPDIAGLDKELQDYAKTYKVIMGETLYSDSWLEI